The following proteins come from a genomic window of Mycobacterium sp. DL:
- a CDS encoding arsenate reductase ArsC, whose amino-acid sequence MSESPAALRPHRDLSIDQRHALTTAATRLERDFGDSFNVETIERFLHTSYDQFAGRATVPNFLPLLAERFARQRLHALARVEGKISDGKPTVLFLCTHNAGRSQMALGFFCHFAGDDAVAWSGGSEPGDAINPSAVTAMAEVGIDITGEFPKPWTDEIVQAADVVITMGCGDACPVFPGKRYVNWELPDPAGQGLEAVRPIRDDIEDRVRRLLADLDVTVGQG is encoded by the coding sequence ATGTCCGAGAGCCCAGCCGCCCTGCGCCCGCACCGCGACCTGTCCATCGACCAACGGCACGCGCTCACCACCGCGGCCACCCGGTTGGAACGCGACTTCGGCGACAGCTTCAACGTCGAGACCATCGAACGGTTCCTGCACACCTCCTATGACCAGTTCGCCGGCCGCGCCACCGTCCCGAACTTCCTGCCCCTGCTAGCCGAACGATTTGCCCGTCAACGCCTGCACGCCTTGGCCCGGGTGGAGGGCAAGATCAGCGACGGAAAGCCTACGGTGCTGTTCCTGTGCACCCACAACGCTGGTCGTTCTCAGATGGCGCTGGGCTTCTTCTGCCACTTCGCCGGTGACGACGCGGTGGCCTGGTCCGGTGGCTCCGAACCCGGTGATGCCATCAACCCGTCAGCGGTCACGGCGATGGCCGAGGTCGGGATCGACATCACCGGTGAGTTCCCCAAGCCGTGGACCGACGAGATCGTCCAGGCCGCCGACGTGGTGATCACCATGGGCTGCGGAGACGCCTGCCCCGTCTTCCCCGGCAAGCGGTACGTGAACTGGGAGCTGCCCGACCCGGCCGGCCAAGGCCTCGAGGCGGTCCGCCCCATCCGCGACGACATCGAAGACCGCGTCCGGCGGCTGCTGGCAGACCTCGACGTCACCGTCGGCCAGGGCTGA
- a CDS encoding low molecular weight phosphatase family protein: protein MTDTSTPSVLFVCVKNGGKSQMAAGLMRQLAGDTVTVHSAGTKPGGAVNDLSAQALLEVGVDITTEQPTPVDYELARDVDLVVTLGREAKLDPLPGTRVENWDTDEPSDRGIDGLERMRLVRDDITARVQRLHTTLTNA, encoded by the coding sequence ATGACTGACACCTCCACACCGTCGGTGCTGTTCGTCTGCGTCAAGAACGGCGGCAAATCCCAGATGGCCGCCGGCCTGATGCGCCAACTCGCCGGTGACACCGTGACCGTGCACTCGGCCGGGACGAAACCCGGTGGCGCGGTCAACGATCTGTCCGCGCAAGCCCTTCTGGAGGTGGGCGTCGACATCACCACCGAGCAGCCCACACCGGTGGACTACGAGCTGGCCCGCGACGTGGACCTGGTGGTCACCCTCGGCCGGGAAGCCAAGCTGGATCCGCTGCCGGGCACCCGAGTAGAGAACTGGGACACCGACGAACCTTCCGACCGCGGCATCGACGGCCTCGAACGCATGCGCCTGGTCCGCGACGACATCACCGCCCGCGTACAGCGACTGCACACCACCCTCACCAACGCCTGA
- a CDS encoding FAD-dependent oxidoreductase: MPARHIVAIGGSNAGISAALRIRELDPSTEVTVVVADAYPNFSICGIPYYVSGEVTHWSNLAHRTADDLAATGMRVLTDTRATRINVADHTLDVLDPTGQPTELSYDALIVGTGAVSARPPIDGLTGPDALGPKDGVHLLHSMGDTFAVMDSLQQRDPKTAVIIGAGYIGLEMAEGLTTRGIAVTQFEALPEVLPTVDPELGALVHDELERHGVQVLTHTTVSAVTRTDTGALTVTAHHDGETLETTVDFVPVVVGVRPDVELAADAGAELAIKGAIAVDEAMRTTLADVFAAGDCVHTHHRMLGLTWLPLGTTAHKQGRVAGENALGGSARFAGSLGTQVVKVFNLVAARTGLRDHEVLAADRGWAPVTTTASPDDRKAYYPGATPIHIRITGDERTGRLLGAQLVGHRSAEVSKRVDTYAAALFHDMTVEGFSELDLSYTPPLGSPWDATQMATQTWTRHLRAMVFS; this comes from the coding sequence ATGCCCGCACGCCATATCGTCGCCATCGGCGGCAGCAACGCCGGAATCAGCGCCGCGCTGCGCATCCGCGAACTCGACCCCAGCACCGAGGTGACCGTCGTCGTCGCCGACGCCTACCCCAACTTCTCCATCTGCGGCATCCCGTACTACGTCTCCGGCGAGGTCACGCACTGGAGCAACCTGGCGCATCGCACCGCCGACGACCTGGCCGCCACCGGCATGCGCGTGCTCACCGACACCCGCGCCACCCGAATCAACGTCGCCGACCACACCCTCGATGTCCTCGACCCCACCGGACAACCCACCGAACTGTCCTATGACGCCCTGATCGTGGGCACCGGCGCCGTCAGCGCCCGCCCACCCATCGACGGCCTCACCGGACCCGACGCCCTCGGACCCAAAGATGGGGTGCACCTGCTGCATTCGATGGGCGACACCTTCGCCGTCATGGACTCCTTGCAGCAGCGCGACCCCAAGACCGCGGTCATCATCGGCGCCGGCTACATCGGCCTGGAAATGGCCGAAGGGCTCACCACCCGCGGGATCGCCGTCACCCAATTCGAAGCGCTCCCCGAAGTGCTGCCGACCGTCGACCCCGAACTGGGCGCCCTCGTCCACGACGAACTGGAACGCCACGGCGTCCAGGTCCTCACCCACACCACCGTCTCCGCGGTCACCCGCACCGACACCGGCGCCCTCACCGTGACCGCCCACCACGACGGCGAAACACTCGAAACGACAGTCGATTTCGTGCCCGTCGTGGTCGGTGTCCGCCCCGACGTGGAGCTGGCCGCCGACGCCGGCGCCGAACTCGCCATCAAGGGTGCGATCGCCGTGGACGAGGCGATGCGCACCACCTTGGCGGATGTGTTCGCTGCCGGGGATTGTGTCCACACCCACCACCGGATGCTTGGTCTGACGTGGTTGCCGCTGGGCACCACCGCCCACAAGCAGGGCCGCGTCGCCGGAGAGAACGCCCTCGGCGGCTCAGCGCGGTTCGCCGGCAGCCTCGGCACCCAGGTGGTCAAGGTCTTCAACCTGGTGGCCGCCCGCACCGGCCTGCGCGACCATGAGGTGCTCGCCGCCGATCGCGGGTGGGCACCGGTCACCACCACGGCTTCCCCGGATGACCGCAAGGCCTACTACCCGGGCGCCACCCCGATCCACATCCGGATCACCGGCGACGAACGCACCGGCCGCCTGCTGGGTGCGCAGCTGGTCGGGCACCGCAGCGCGGAGGTGTCCAAGCGGGTCGACACCTACGCCGCCGCCCTGTTCCACGACATGACCGTCGAGGGCTTCTCCGAGCTGGATCTGTCCTACACCCCGCCACTGGGATCACCCTGGGACGCCACCCAAATGGCCACCCAGACCTGGACGCGCCACCTCCGGGCGATGGTATTCAGCTGA
- a CDS encoding MFS transporter — translation MTEADSSTAPSAARHGLRWVLLTLCVTEITSWGVLYYAFTVLSERISTDTGWSAPAVTAAFSAGLVTAALVGIPVGRWLDRVGPRWIMTAGSILGVLSVVAVVTAPNYGWFVAAWVLAGVAMSAVFYAPAFAALTRFFGADAVRALTVLTLVAGFASTVFAPLTAALSAQMSWRHTYLVLAAVMAVITIPAHFFGLRRQWPAVTTQHHHVEAPTRTARSGPFLALIAAFALAGLASYAVIANLVPLMSQRGISTGAAAVALGLGGAGQVLGRLGYQILVRRVGVVPRTVIIMAGVAATTALLGLFSSFAALVVVAIGAGVMRGIMTLLQATAVTERWGSTHYGHLSGLLSAPIMIATAVGPFVGAALASLLGGYDAMFVALGAIAAAGALMAVATRPRVATPVPIVRV, via the coding sequence ATGACCGAAGCGGATTCTTCTACGGCACCCAGCGCAGCTCGGCACGGGTTGCGCTGGGTGCTGTTGACGTTGTGTGTCACCGAGATCACCAGCTGGGGTGTGCTCTATTACGCCTTCACGGTGCTTTCGGAGCGGATCAGCACCGACACTGGCTGGTCAGCCCCCGCGGTGACCGCAGCGTTCTCTGCCGGGCTGGTGACCGCAGCTCTGGTGGGCATCCCGGTCGGGCGGTGGTTGGACCGCGTCGGTCCGCGCTGGATCATGACCGCCGGCTCCATCCTCGGTGTGCTCTCAGTGGTGGCGGTCGTGACGGCGCCGAACTACGGCTGGTTCGTCGCGGCCTGGGTGCTGGCTGGGGTGGCGATGAGCGCGGTGTTCTATGCGCCCGCGTTCGCGGCGCTGACTCGGTTCTTCGGCGCCGACGCGGTACGCGCCCTGACAGTGCTGACGCTGGTGGCCGGGTTCGCCAGCACCGTGTTCGCGCCCCTGACCGCCGCACTGTCCGCTCAGATGAGTTGGCGCCACACCTATCTCGTCCTGGCAGCGGTCATGGCGGTGATCACGATCCCGGCGCATTTCTTCGGCCTGCGACGCCAGTGGCCGGCGGTAACCACTCAGCATCACCACGTCGAGGCACCGACCCGCACCGCGCGCAGCGGGCCCTTTCTGGCGTTGATCGCAGCGTTCGCGCTGGCCGGACTCGCCTCGTACGCGGTGATCGCCAATCTGGTGCCGTTGATGAGTCAACGCGGCATCAGCACTGGTGCCGCCGCCGTCGCGCTCGGCCTGGGCGGCGCAGGCCAGGTGCTCGGACGCCTGGGCTATCAGATCCTGGTGCGTCGCGTCGGCGTCGTGCCTCGGACGGTGATCATCATGGCCGGCGTCGCCGCCACCACCGCGCTGCTCGGGCTGTTCAGCAGTTTCGCTGCGCTGGTCGTGGTGGCGATCGGGGCGGGGGTGATGCGCGGCATCATGACGCTGCTGCAAGCCACCGCGGTCACCGAGCGTTGGGGTTCTACCCATTACGGTCATCTCAGCGGTCTCCTGTCCGCGCCGATCATGATCGCTACCGCGGTCGGACCGTTCGTCGGTGCGGCGCTGGCCAGCCTGCTCGGGGGGTACGACGCGATGTTCGTCGCCCTCGGTGCGATCGCCGCGGCGGGGGCACTGATGGCGGTGGCTACCAGGCCGCGAGTCGCGACCCCCGTGCCGATCGTCCGGGTCTAG
- a CDS encoding NAD(P)-binding domain-containing protein yields the protein MSELPVVVIGAGPLGLAAAAHLLKRGLTPLVLEAGTSFAAAVEQWEHVRTFSPWPELVDPAAAQLLELTGWAAPESGFPTGREWIDSYLAPLAGTLGTRVQYGARVVAVSRLGRDRLVSPGRAEAPFVVHVSNADGTECRVQSQAVIDASGTWGQPNPAGADGVPAIGERAAAASGVLTYVPPTLAQASALVGKHVVVVGSGHSAMTAVIQLGEVVRKDPSTTVTWVLRRGVSEDTFGGGAADELPQRGALGVRSKEAVEAGRVSLSTGFRTERIDLVDGRAVLTAEDGRSLPSADHVVVLTGFRPDLSFLSEMRIELDPILQAPVNLAGSIDPNMHSCGSVLPHGAAELAHPEPNLYIVGMKSYGRAPTFLAMTGYEQVRSIAAELAGDHEAARRVELTLPDTGVCNGAGLFDDPQGENAGGGCCGPAPSAPQPLSLSLNPVGG from the coding sequence ATGTCGGAGCTGCCCGTCGTAGTGATCGGAGCCGGACCGTTGGGTCTGGCGGCGGCCGCGCACCTGCTGAAGCGTGGACTCACCCCGTTGGTGCTGGAGGCCGGCACGAGTTTTGCTGCGGCCGTTGAGCAGTGGGAGCACGTCCGCACCTTCTCCCCCTGGCCCGAACTGGTCGACCCCGCTGCCGCCCAACTGCTCGAACTCACCGGCTGGGCCGCCCCCGAGTCGGGATTCCCCACCGGCAGAGAGTGGATCGACAGCTACCTGGCACCGCTAGCGGGCACCTTGGGTACGCGGGTGCAGTACGGCGCGCGAGTCGTGGCGGTGTCCCGGCTGGGTCGGGACCGCCTCGTGAGCCCAGGCCGCGCCGAGGCGCCGTTCGTCGTGCACGTGAGCAACGCTGACGGCACGGAGTGTCGGGTGCAGTCCCAGGCCGTCATTGATGCCTCGGGCACCTGGGGTCAGCCCAATCCCGCTGGCGCTGACGGTGTTCCCGCAATCGGGGAACGCGCGGCGGCAGCCTCCGGGGTGCTGACTTATGTCCCACCGACGCTGGCGCAGGCTTCGGCATTGGTGGGCAAGCATGTGGTGGTGGTCGGCAGCGGGCATTCGGCGATGACCGCGGTGATCCAGCTCGGCGAGGTGGTGCGCAAGGATCCGTCGACGACGGTGACGTGGGTGCTGCGCCGCGGGGTGTCCGAGGACACCTTCGGCGGAGGCGCCGCCGATGAACTGCCCCAGCGCGGTGCGCTGGGTGTGCGATCCAAGGAAGCGGTCGAGGCGGGACGGGTGTCGCTGTCGACCGGGTTCCGCACTGAGCGCATCGACCTGGTGGACGGCCGCGCCGTGCTGACCGCGGAGGACGGACGTTCCTTGCCGTCGGCCGATCACGTGGTGGTCTTGACCGGGTTCCGTCCGGATCTGTCGTTTCTGTCGGAGATGCGCATCGAGCTGGACCCGATTTTGCAGGCCCCGGTCAACCTGGCCGGCTCGATCGATCCGAACATGCACTCCTGTGGCAGCGTGTTGCCGCACGGCGCCGCCGAGTTGGCCCACCCGGAACCGAATCTGTACATCGTGGGCATGAAGTCCTATGGGCGCGCACCGACGTTCCTGGCGATGACCGGCTACGAGCAGGTCCGCAGCATCGCCGCCGAACTGGCCGGCGACCACGAGGCTGCCCGCCGGGTGGAGTTGACGCTGCCCGATACCGGGGTGTGCAACGGGGCGGGCTTGTTCGACGACCCGCAGGGTGAGAACGCCGGCGGTGGCTGCTGCGGCCCCGCACCGTCGGCACCGCAACCGTTGTCGTTGTCGCTCAATCCCGTTGGCGGATGA
- a CDS encoding metalloregulator ArsR/SmtB family transcription factor, translating to MATATVPLTSSDAAACCSPLTGGVLDTPAAERLASVFKALADPARVKLVSLIAASDGGEACICDLTEPLGLSQPTVSHHMKLLVDSGLVSRDQRGKWAYYRVNAESLDRIAAAVSTHPA from the coding sequence ATGGCCACCGCGACCGTCCCACTGACCTCCAGCGACGCGGCTGCCTGCTGCTCACCACTGACCGGCGGCGTGCTGGACACACCCGCCGCCGAACGCCTCGCGTCGGTGTTCAAAGCGCTTGCCGATCCGGCACGGGTCAAGTTGGTGTCGCTCATCGCCGCATCCGACGGTGGTGAAGCGTGCATCTGCGACCTCACCGAACCCCTCGGACTGAGCCAGCCCACGGTGTCTCACCACATGAAGCTGCTCGTCGACAGCGGCCTGGTCAGTCGCGACCAACGCGGCAAGTGGGCCTACTACCGCGTTAACGCCGAATCTCTAGACCGCATCGCCGCCGCAGTGTCGACCCATCCGGCCTAA